A single Sphingopyxis chilensis DNA region contains:
- a CDS encoding N-acyl-D-amino-acid deacylase family protein, with protein sequence MIRSLRTTTAIAALCVAGAIAVPQGTAQTEVAADVILRGGTVYSGEAAPFRGDVAIRGDRITYVGPKAPGTATRTIDATGLIVAPGFIDPHTHVNEALASSDPAARLVLPFLTQGVTTAFIGVDGGGDPDIARTFGTAKAASGDGEAGLGQSMRDFGINFAAYVGLGAVRAKVIGAADRAPTPAELAQMADLVDKAMCDGALGLSTGLFYAPQSFAKRDEVVALAKAAAAKGGIYDSHLRDESSYTIGLAAAVDEALAIGRDAGIPVHIAHIKALGVDVHGQAGAVIAQIEKAQKAGQVVHADQYPWSASGTGLSAALLPRWAQDGGRAAMLKRFDDGATMARMRPEIAENLRRRGGPASLLITSGPAGVEGKTLEDVAKEQGVDPVDAAIAVLRQREAGVASFNQSEADIAAFMTRPWVVTSSDASRGHPRYYASYARKYATYVKDKRVLDLRRFIAQSTTTTARLFGLEDRGELKAGAFADVIAFDPETFAPRADYADPALFSTGMRFVLVNGVLALEDGAPTGAAGGKPLPRTPVAGCQ encoded by the coding sequence ATGATCCGCTCTCTCAGGACAACCACCGCGATCGCCGCGCTTTGCGTCGCGGGCGCCATCGCGGTGCCGCAAGGAACCGCCCAGACGGAGGTCGCAGCCGACGTGATCCTGCGCGGCGGCACGGTCTATAGCGGCGAGGCCGCACCCTTTCGCGGCGACGTCGCGATACGCGGCGACCGCATCACCTATGTCGGGCCCAAGGCGCCCGGAACGGCGACGCGAACGATCGACGCGACCGGGCTGATCGTCGCGCCCGGCTTCATCGATCCCCACACCCATGTGAACGAGGCGCTCGCCTCCTCCGATCCCGCCGCGCGGCTCGTCCTCCCCTTCCTGACGCAGGGCGTCACAACCGCCTTCATCGGCGTCGATGGTGGCGGCGATCCCGATATCGCTCGCACATTCGGAACCGCAAAGGCCGCGAGTGGCGATGGCGAAGCGGGCCTCGGCCAGTCGATGCGCGACTTCGGGATCAATTTCGCTGCCTATGTGGGCCTCGGCGCGGTGCGTGCCAAGGTGATCGGCGCCGCCGATCGCGCCCCCACGCCCGCCGAGCTCGCGCAGATGGCCGACCTTGTCGACAAGGCGATGTGCGATGGCGCGCTGGGCCTGTCGACCGGCCTTTTCTATGCGCCGCAAAGCTTCGCCAAGCGCGACGAGGTGGTCGCGCTCGCCAAGGCAGCGGCGGCAAAAGGCGGCATCTACGACAGCCATTTGCGCGATGAATCGAGCTATACGATCGGCCTCGCCGCCGCCGTCGATGAAGCGCTCGCGATCGGCCGCGACGCCGGCATTCCGGTGCATATCGCGCATATCAAGGCGCTCGGCGTCGATGTGCATGGCCAGGCCGGCGCGGTGATCGCGCAGATCGAGAAGGCGCAAAAGGCCGGCCAGGTCGTCCATGCCGACCAATATCCCTGGTCGGCGTCGGGCACGGGGCTTTCGGCCGCGCTCCTCCCCCGCTGGGCGCAGGACGGCGGGCGCGCGGCGATGCTGAAGCGTTTCGACGACGGCGCCACGATGGCGCGGATGCGGCCCGAGATCGCTGAGAATCTGCGCCGCCGCGGCGGTCCCGCATCGCTACTCATCACCTCGGGGCCCGCAGGGGTCGAGGGCAAGACTCTCGAAGATGTCGCAAAGGAACAAGGCGTCGATCCGGTCGATGCCGCGATCGCGGTGCTTCGCCAGCGCGAGGCGGGGGTCGCCTCGTTCAACCAAAGCGAGGCCGACATTGCCGCCTTCATGACCCGCCCGTGGGTCGTCACCAGTTCGGACGCCTCGCGCGGCCACCCGCGCTACTACGCCTCCTATGCGCGCAAATATGCGACCTATGTGAAGGACAAGCGCGTCCTCGACCTCCGTCGCTTCATCGCGCAGAGCACGACCACCACCGCGCGCCTGTTCGGGCTGGAGGACCGCGGCGAACTCAAGGCCGGCGCCTTCGCCGACGTCATCGCCTTCGATCCCGAGACCTTCGCCCCGCGCGCCGACTATGCGGATCCGGCGCTCTTTTCGACAGGGATGCGCTTCGTTCTCGTCAACGGGGTGCTCGCGCTCGAAGACGGCGCGCCGACCGGTGCCGCAGGCGGAAAGCCGCTGCCGCGCACGCCGGTGGCGGGCTGCCAATAA
- a CDS encoding N-acyl-D-amino-acid deacylase family protein, with protein MKRLTLSLAALLASTAPAFAQHYDVLIRGGTLYDGTGGPARTADVAITGDRIAAVGSIPAGARATTLVDAAGRIVAPGFIDPHSHAAPNIQTKELAAALPMLHQGITTLAINPDGGGPAELGQQITDLNTNIPGVNVIPLIGHNAVRRAVMGDVARLATADEQAKMEGLVTAAMAAGAYGLSDGPFYIPGKYSNTAEIVGLAKAAARFPGALYISHIRDEGNYDVGVVAAVDEVITVAREAKIPGIVTHIKVLGPQVWGKSADVIANINKARADGLEIWADQYPYSASGSSLMASLVPGWAQEGGAAALAKRLRDPAMRAKIRVEMVPNLERRAGPHALMIRSFAPDPSLEGKRLDEIGRIKGMDPLDAAIDMLIAGGAPTVSFNMSDADVEAFMRQPWTMTSTDGGLPHFGKTSEHPRAYGAFPRKLRGYVLDKPVIPMAQAIHAATGLPAKILGVPDRGLLREGAFADVIVFDPDNIRDLATYERPHAYSVGIDYVFVNGKAALAKGKPVAERYGRVLLRPR; from the coding sequence ATGAAACGCCTTACGCTCTCGCTCGCGGCGCTGCTCGCCAGCACCGCGCCCGCCTTCGCCCAGCATTATGACGTGCTGATCCGTGGCGGTACGCTCTATGACGGTACGGGGGGTCCCGCGCGCACCGCCGACGTCGCTATAACGGGCGACCGCATCGCGGCGGTCGGGTCGATCCCGGCCGGCGCGAGGGCGACGACGCTGGTCGATGCCGCCGGCCGGATCGTCGCGCCGGGCTTCATCGACCCCCATTCGCACGCGGCGCCGAACATCCAGACGAAGGAACTCGCAGCCGCGCTGCCGATGCTGCACCAGGGGATCACGACGCTGGCGATCAATCCCGATGGCGGCGGGCCGGCCGAACTGGGCCAGCAGATCACCGACCTCAACACCAACATCCCCGGGGTCAACGTCATCCCGCTGATCGGCCACAATGCGGTGCGGCGCGCGGTGATGGGCGATGTCGCGCGGCTCGCGACCGCCGATGAGCAAGCGAAAATGGAAGGGCTCGTCACTGCGGCGATGGCGGCGGGCGCCTATGGCCTGTCCGACGGCCCCTTCTATATTCCGGGCAAATATTCGAACACCGCCGAAATCGTCGGCCTCGCCAAGGCGGCGGCGCGCTTCCCCGGCGCCTTGTACATCAGCCACATCCGCGACGAAGGCAATTACGACGTCGGCGTCGTTGCCGCGGTCGACGAAGTGATCACCGTCGCGCGCGAGGCGAAAATCCCCGGCATCGTCACCCATATCAAGGTGCTGGGGCCACAGGTCTGGGGCAAGTCGGCCGACGTCATCGCCAATATCAACAAGGCGCGCGCCGATGGGCTTGAGATCTGGGCCGACCAATATCCCTATTCGGCGTCGGGATCGAGCCTGATGGCCTCGCTCGTTCCCGGCTGGGCGCAGGAGGGCGGCGCGGCCGCGCTCGCCAAGCGGCTCCGGGATCCCGCGATGCGCGCGAAGATCCGCGTCGAGATGGTGCCGAACCTCGAACGCCGCGCCGGGCCGCACGCGCTGATGATCCGCAGCTTCGCACCCGACCCGTCGCTCGAGGGCAAGAGGCTCGACGAGATTGGCCGGATCAAGGGCATGGATCCCCTCGACGCCGCGATCGACATGCTGATCGCGGGCGGCGCGCCGACCGTCTCGTTCAACATGAGCGACGCCGATGTCGAGGCCTTCATGCGCCAGCCGTGGACGATGACCTCGACCGACGGCGGCCTGCCGCATTTCGGCAAGACGTCCGAACATCCGCGCGCCTATGGCGCCTTCCCGCGCAAGTTGCGAGGCTATGTGCTCGACAAGCCGGTGATCCCGATGGCGCAGGCAATCCATGCCGCGACCGGCCTGCCCGCGAAGATCCTCGGCGTTCCCGACCGCGGCCTGCTGCGCGAAGGCGCTTTTGCCGACGTGATCGTCTTCGATCCCGATAACATACGCGACCTTGCGACCTATGAGCGGCCGCACGCCTATTCGGTCGGCATCGACTATGTCTTCGTCAACGGAAAGGCCGCGCTCGCGAAAGGAAAACCGGTCGCCGAACGTTATGGCCGCGTGCTGCTCCGGCCGCGCTGA
- a CDS encoding dicarboxylate/amino acid:cation symporter, whose protein sequence is MMRGWFAIPLWKRVLGGLVLGLLLALVWPDAAPKVAVFGDLFVRAIRMLVAPIVLVTIAAGITSLADPKRLGSLGGRTVGLFALTTAIAVSVGMAVAMIVEPGVAAPVGTAAPKALGDPVPLYDQLVGIIPLNIVEALAKGDMLALIFVAILVGVGTVLAGEAGKPFAGLLQSLSAVLLKIVGLVMEATPIGVFALIANAVAANGAAVFVNIGWLALAVVLGSAIQIVLVHSLILRLLARLPVFTFFRGIVDALVVAFSTASSSATLPVAMTVAGRNLGISSSVYSTVLPLGASIGKDGTAMYVGLLSIFSLQAFGVPIDAGTLAIILLTGALAAFGTAPVPSASLFMLAAVLSAVGVPAEQTALIVGFVLPFDRLLDMTRTVPSASANLVVATTVARWEGELDQSIYRSPPRR, encoded by the coding sequence ATGATGCGCGGCTGGTTCGCCATTCCGCTCTGGAAACGCGTGCTCGGCGGGCTCGTGCTCGGACTGTTGCTCGCGCTCGTCTGGCCGGATGCGGCGCCCAAGGTCGCGGTGTTCGGCGATCTGTTCGTGCGCGCGATCCGGATGCTCGTCGCGCCGATCGTGCTCGTGACCATCGCCGCAGGGATCACCTCGCTCGCCGACCCCAAGCGCCTCGGATCGCTCGGCGGGCGGACGGTCGGTCTGTTCGCGCTGACGACGGCGATCGCGGTGTCGGTGGGCATGGCCGTCGCAATGATCGTCGAGCCCGGCGTCGCCGCCCCCGTCGGCACCGCCGCGCCCAAGGCGCTCGGCGACCCGGTGCCGCTCTATGACCAGCTCGTCGGCATCATCCCGCTCAACATCGTCGAGGCGCTGGCGAAAGGCGACATGCTGGCGCTGATCTTCGTCGCGATCCTCGTCGGCGTGGGCACCGTGCTCGCGGGCGAGGCCGGAAAACCCTTCGCCGGTCTGCTGCAGTCGCTGTCGGCGGTGCTGTTGAAGATCGTCGGGCTGGTGATGGAGGCGACCCCGATCGGCGTGTTCGCGCTGATCGCCAATGCCGTCGCCGCCAACGGCGCCGCAGTCTTCGTCAACATCGGCTGGCTGGCGCTCGCCGTCGTCCTGGGATCGGCGATCCAGATCGTCCTCGTCCACAGCCTTATCCTGCGGCTGCTCGCGCGCCTGCCCGTTTTCACTTTCTTCCGCGGCATCGTCGATGCGCTCGTCGTCGCTTTCTCGACCGCCTCTTCCTCGGCGACCTTGCCGGTTGCGATGACCGTCGCTGGCAGGAACCTCGGCATATCGTCCAGCGTCTATTCGACCGTGCTGCCGCTCGGCGCCAGCATCGGCAAGGACGGCACGGCCATGTATGTCGGCCTGCTCAGCATATTCAGCCTGCAGGCTTTCGGCGTGCCGATCGATGCCGGAACTCTAGCGATCATATTGCTCACCGGCGCGCTCGCGGCGTTCGGCACCGCGCCGGTTCCGTCGGCGTCGCTCTTCATGCTCGCCGCGGTGCTTTCGGCGGTCGGCGTCCCCGCCGAGCAGACCGCGCTGATCGTTGGTTTCGTGCTTCCGTTCGACCGGTTGCTCGACATGACCCGCACGGTTCCGAGCGCCAGCGCCAATCTGGTCGTCGCCACCACCGTCGCGCGGTGGGAAGGCGAGCTTGACCAGTCCATCTACCGCTCGCCGCCCCGGCGCTAG
- a CDS encoding TonB-dependent receptor domain-containing protein, with protein sequence MIRSTPIVSTAALATALLWGAPVLAQEAPAPAAETYADAEITVTGSRIQRDGFRAPTPLTVLNSEDIESSAPANIADYVNDIPSLVGSVTPASSNLNISAGTAGVNALNLRALGTARTLVLLDGQRSVGSTMTGLVDVNTFPQGLIKSVEIVTGGASAAYGSDAVSGVVNFILDKEYTGIKGSAEYGITTYGDAPSYRATLTAGTAFAGGRGHLLLNGEIAIKDGLHSVPRDWNQQGWYTINNPAYAPGNGAPERLVVSGAGLSLATPGGIITDTALRGTVFGRGGAVGQFDYGTVRNPWMIGGDWESTQVNSFQSLDPAENRKSLFGRLSFEVSDGLNLFVQASYAKSKNLGLLGVQLNQANVTIQADNAFLPQSVRDELALQGIDEFTLGTTNANLPIRKNDTKRELQRYVVGANGDFDLFGSSARWDVYYQKGISRTREMARDISNNARLALAQDAVFAPAGNALGVAEGTIVCRSSLTSPDNGCVPFNRIGIGTASQEGLDYVLGNPFRRQKFQQDVFAANLSFDAFELPAGPVSVAIGGEHRREKVSGDVAEEFQTGWFVGNFLPSFGSYNVSEAYLELAVPVFDGLDLNGAVRGTDYSTSGYVTTWKAGLTWEPIPDIRFRATRSRDIRAPNLGELFTAGSTRINVLIDPTQNNASVQFAGTTRGNPQLDPEKADQWGVGVVLQPRFIPGLALSADYYDIKINGAIGTVAAQTIVDRCAEGVQAFCEAVVRGPNDFGNNLQVFESPFNFAVQRATGIDFEGSYRMPVGSGDLTLRAMATRYIKNYFDNGIDAPTDTVGQNAPGGTPKWLYRIQANWATDDINFNLTGRGISSGVYDNSFVECTSGCPASTVTNRTINDNRIAGAFYLDTSLTFDVAMAGKELELYLAVNNLLNKDPAVVAAGPAGSAYATPATNQSLYDLLGRTYRVGIRFKL encoded by the coding sequence ATGATCAGATCAACGCCGATCGTATCGACCGCGGCTCTCGCCACCGCGCTGCTGTGGGGCGCACCCGTTCTCGCGCAGGAAGCACCCGCGCCCGCCGCCGAAACCTATGCCGATGCGGAAATCACCGTGACCGGCAGCCGCATCCAGCGTGACGGCTTCCGCGCCCCGACCCCGCTCACCGTGCTCAATTCGGAGGATATCGAAAGCTCGGCGCCCGCGAATATCGCCGACTATGTCAACGACATCCCCTCGCTTGTCGGCAGCGTCACGCCGGCCAGCTCGAACCTCAACATCAGCGCGGGCACCGCCGGCGTCAACGCGCTCAACCTGCGCGCGCTCGGCACCGCGCGCACGCTCGTGCTGCTCGACGGCCAGCGGTCGGTCGGATCGACGATGACCGGGCTCGTCGACGTGAACACCTTTCCGCAAGGCCTGATCAAGAGCGTCGAGATCGTGACTGGCGGCGCCTCGGCGGCCTATGGCTCCGACGCCGTGTCGGGCGTCGTCAACTTCATCCTCGACAAGGAATATACGGGGATCAAGGGATCGGCCGAATATGGCATCACCACCTATGGCGACGCGCCCAGCTATCGCGCCACGCTGACCGCGGGCACCGCCTTTGCAGGCGGACGCGGGCACCTGCTCCTGAATGGCGAGATCGCGATCAAGGACGGGCTGCACAGCGTGCCGCGCGACTGGAACCAGCAAGGTTGGTATACGATCAACAACCCCGCCTATGCGCCAGGCAACGGCGCACCCGAACGGCTCGTCGTGTCGGGCGCCGGGCTCAGCCTCGCGACACCGGGCGGCATCATCACCGATACCGCGCTGCGCGGCACCGTCTTCGGCCGCGGCGGCGCGGTCGGCCAGTTCGATTATGGCACCGTCCGCAACCCGTGGATGATCGGCGGCGACTGGGAATCGACGCAGGTGAACAGCTTCCAGTCGCTTGACCCCGCCGAAAATCGCAAGAGCCTGTTCGGGCGCCTCAGCTTCGAAGTCTCCGACGGACTCAATCTCTTCGTCCAGGCCTCCTACGCCAAGTCGAAGAATCTCGGCCTCCTCGGCGTCCAGCTCAACCAGGCGAATGTCACCATTCAGGCGGACAATGCTTTCCTGCCACAGTCGGTACGGGACGAACTGGCGCTTCAGGGCATCGACGAATTCACGCTCGGTACCACCAACGCCAACCTGCCGATCCGCAAGAATGACACGAAGCGCGAACTGCAGCGCTATGTCGTCGGCGCCAATGGCGACTTCGACCTGTTCGGATCGAGCGCGCGCTGGGACGTCTATTACCAGAAGGGGATCAGCCGGACGCGCGAAATGGCGCGCGACATCAGCAACAATGCGCGCCTCGCGCTCGCGCAGGACGCGGTGTTCGCGCCCGCCGGCAACGCGCTCGGCGTGGCCGAGGGCACGATCGTCTGCCGCTCGTCGCTCACCAGCCCCGACAATGGCTGCGTGCCTTTCAACCGCATCGGCATCGGCACCGCGAGCCAAGAAGGGCTGGACTATGTGCTCGGCAACCCGTTCCGCCGCCAGAAATTCCAGCAGGACGTCTTCGCCGCGAACCTGTCGTTCGACGCCTTCGAGCTGCCCGCGGGCCCGGTGTCGGTCGCCATCGGCGGCGAGCACCGGCGCGAGAAAGTGTCGGGCGACGTGGCGGAAGAGTTTCAGACCGGCTGGTTCGTCGGCAATTTCCTGCCCAGCTTCGGTTCCTACAACGTCAGCGAGGCCTATCTCGAACTCGCGGTTCCGGTGTTCGATGGGCTCGACCTCAACGGCGCGGTGCGCGGCACCGATTATTCGACCTCCGGCTATGTCACGACGTGGAAAGCGGGGCTGACCTGGGAACCGATCCCCGACATCCGCTTCCGCGCGACGCGCTCGCGCGACATTCGCGCGCCCAACCTCGGCGAATTGTTCACCGCAGGCTCGACGCGCATCAATGTGCTGATCGACCCGACGCAGAACAACGCTTCGGTGCAATTCGCCGGAACGACGCGCGGCAACCCGCAGCTCGACCCCGAAAAAGCCGACCAATGGGGCGTCGGCGTCGTGCTGCAACCGCGCTTCATTCCCGGCCTCGCGCTGTCGGCCGACTATTATGATATCAAGATCAACGGCGCCATCGGCACCGTCGCCGCGCAAACGATCGTCGATCGCTGCGCCGAGGGCGTGCAAGCCTTCTGCGAAGCGGTCGTGCGCGGCCCCAATGATTTCGGCAACAATCTGCAGGTCTTCGAAAGCCCGTTCAACTTCGCGGTTCAGCGCGCGACGGGGATCGATTTCGAAGGCTCGTACCGGATGCCGGTCGGCAGCGGCGACCTGACGCTGCGTGCGATGGCGACACGCTATATCAAGAATTATTTCGACAACGGCATCGATGCGCCGACCGACACGGTGGGTCAGAACGCGCCCGGCGGCACGCCCAAATGGCTCTATCGCATCCAGGCCAATTGGGCGACCGACGATATCAATTTCAACCTGACGGGCCGCGGCATTTCGAGCGGCGTCTATGACAACAGCTTCGTCGAATGCACGTCGGGCTGTCCGGCATCGACGGTGACCAACCGGACGATCAACGACAATCGCATCGCGGGCGCCTTCTATCTCGACACCTCGCTGACCTTCGACGTCGCGATGGCGGGCAAGGAGCTCGAACTCTATCTCGCGGTGAACAATCTGCTCAACAAGGATCCGGCGGTCGTGGCGGCGGGACCTGCGGGCAGCGCCTATGCGACGCCCGCGACCAACCAGTCGCTCTATGACCTGCTCGGCCGGACCTATCGCGTCGGCATCCGCTTCAAGCTGTGA
- a CDS encoding LysR family transcriptional regulator — MNLRHIEIFHAVYTNGSVSAAARALNISQPSVSKTLRHAESILGFPLFERSAGRLVATDDAHALFAEVNEIQDRVHALREGARNLRRGAGMKLRISALPSLALGVLPEAVARFLTSHPHVNFDLQTVHHDDLVRKLYERETDVAIAVEVPQNAPIGSRWLGEGELVVLYREADLPEAPPRLALRDLREHRFISVAASGPIGEIFVEEQRRLGLEFDHAMSARTFYIATALVRAGVGLTVVDSFTAQAALAPGLAIRPLTPPLTFDLYAMYYHNRPPTALTTDFLKVVAEVIDGI; from the coding sequence ATGAACCTGCGCCATATCGAGATATTCCACGCGGTCTACACTAACGGGTCGGTCAGCGCCGCGGCGCGCGCGCTCAATATTTCGCAGCCTTCGGTGTCGAAGACGCTGCGCCACGCCGAATCGATCCTCGGCTTCCCGCTGTTCGAACGCTCGGCCGGGCGCCTCGTCGCGACCGACGACGCGCACGCGCTGTTCGCCGAGGTCAACGAAATCCAGGACCGCGTTCACGCGCTGCGCGAAGGCGCGCGCAACCTGCGCCGCGGCGCCGGAATGAAGCTGCGTATCTCCGCGCTCCCGTCGCTGGCGCTCGGCGTCCTGCCCGAAGCCGTCGCGCGGTTCCTCACCAGCCATCCCCACGTCAATTTCGACCTGCAAACGGTCCATCATGACGATCTCGTCCGCAAGCTCTACGAGCGCGAAACCGACGTCGCGATCGCGGTCGAGGTGCCGCAGAACGCCCCGATCGGCAGCCGGTGGCTCGGCGAGGGCGAACTGGTCGTCCTCTATCGCGAAGCCGACCTGCCCGAAGCGCCACCGCGTCTCGCGCTTCGGGACCTGCGCGAACATCGCTTTATCAGCGTCGCGGCGAGCGGCCCGATCGGAGAGATCTTCGTCGAGGAACAGCGCCGGCTCGGGCTCGAGTTCGACCATGCGATGTCGGCGCGCACCTTCTATATCGCGACCGCGCTCGTTCGCGCAGGCGTCGGGCTGACCGTCGTCGACAGCTTTACCGCGCAGGCCGCGCTGGCGCCGGGCCTCGCGATCCGTCCGCTGACGCCGCCGCTGACCTTCGATCTTTATGCGATGTATTATCACAATCGCCCCCCCACCGCGCTGACGACCGATTTTTTGAAAGTCGTGGCAGAGGTCATCGACGGGATATAG
- a CDS encoding glycoside hydrolase family 97 protein, with protein MRSLFVALPLLAAAAVPAAAQDARPQQTATSPNGDIVLTVTTDNDQRPTWSLSRKGKLLLAPSKLGFLLTDGIALQRGFAIESAERASGDTRWEQPWGERRFVRDRHNELLVRFRQNESWGGHAMNVRFRLFDDGVGFRYELPEQAGLATAKIADEITEFDIAPEGTAWWIAGGEWNRYEQIYQHTPIDAVATAHTPITMRLDDGTHLSFHEAALVDYAGMWFRRVEGRKFRATLSPSSQGPRVIRDLPFATPWRTIRIADDAAGLVENDLELNLNEPNKLGDTSWFKPMKYIGIWWGMIRGPWSWAEGPQHGATTERTKQYIDFAAKHGFGGVLVEGWNKGWNGNWFGHGDEYSFTEATPDFDLKAVTDYGRKKGVQLIGHHETGGNIAVYEAQLDDAMKLYGRLGVGTVKTGYVADAGGIIAPGDTPGTKRMEWHDGQRQVQHHLKVVEIAAKYHVAVNPHEPVKDTGLRRTYPNWVAREGARGMEYNAWGAFANGPDHEPTLVYTRMLSGPMDYTPGVLSLKGAQDVPLASTLAKQLGLYLALYSPIQMAADFIENLEAHPRELEFIKAVPADWAESKLVAGEVGDYAIFARKDRASADWYVGGVNDATERTLTLTFDFLDPGKTYTATIWKDGEGATYLTEARHRIAYETIRVKKGDSYKLWLAPGGGAAMRVAPGK; from the coding sequence ATGCGTAGCCTGTTTGTCGCCCTCCCGCTGCTCGCCGCCGCGGCAGTTCCCGCCGCGGCGCAGGATGCGCGGCCGCAGCAGACCGCTACGTCGCCCAACGGCGATATCGTGCTGACCGTGACCACCGACAACGATCAGCGCCCGACCTGGTCGCTGTCGCGCAAGGGCAAGCTGCTGCTCGCGCCCTCGAAACTCGGCTTTCTGCTTACCGACGGCATCGCGCTCCAGCGCGGCTTCGCGATCGAGAGCGCCGAGCGCGCGAGTGGCGATACGCGCTGGGAACAGCCGTGGGGCGAACGCCGTTTCGTGCGCGACCGCCACAACGAGCTGCTCGTCCGCTTCCGCCAGAATGAAAGCTGGGGGGGACATGCGATGAATGTCCGCTTCCGCCTGTTCGACGACGGAGTCGGTTTCCGCTATGAATTGCCCGAGCAGGCGGGGCTGGCGACCGCGAAGATCGCCGACGAGATCACCGAATTCGACATCGCGCCCGAGGGCACGGCCTGGTGGATCGCCGGCGGCGAGTGGAACCGTTACGAGCAGATTTACCAGCACACGCCGATCGACGCGGTCGCGACCGCGCATACGCCGATCACGATGCGCCTCGACGACGGCACGCACCTGTCGTTCCATGAAGCCGCGCTCGTCGATTATGCCGGCATGTGGTTCAGGCGTGTCGAGGGACGGAAATTCCGTGCGACCCTGTCGCCGTCGTCGCAAGGGCCGCGCGTCATCCGCGACCTGCCGTTCGCAACCCCGTGGCGGACGATCCGCATCGCCGACGATGCGGCGGGACTGGTCGAAAACGACTTGGAGCTCAACCTCAACGAGCCGAACAAGCTGGGCGACACGAGCTGGTTCAAGCCGATGAAATATATCGGCATCTGGTGGGGGATGATCCGGGGGCCGTGGAGCTGGGCCGAAGGCCCGCAGCATGGCGCGACCACCGAACGGACCAAGCAATATATCGATTTCGCAGCGAAGCATGGTTTCGGCGGCGTGCTGGTCGAGGGCTGGAACAAGGGCTGGAACGGCAACTGGTTCGGCCATGGCGACGAATATAGTTTTACCGAGGCGACCCCTGACTTCGACCTGAAGGCGGTCACCGATTACGGACGGAAAAAGGGCGTCCAGCTGATCGGACACCACGAAACGGGCGGCAATATCGCGGTATATGAGGCGCAGCTTGACGATGCGATGAAGCTTTACGGCCGGCTCGGCGTGGGGACGGTCAAGACCGGCTATGTCGCCGACGCGGGCGGGATTATCGCGCCGGGCGACACGCCGGGGACGAAGCGTATGGAATGGCACGATGGGCAGCGGCAGGTGCAACACCATCTGAAGGTCGTCGAGATCGCCGCCAAATATCATGTCGCGGTCAATCCGCACGAACCGGTGAAGGACACGGGCCTTCGTCGCACCTATCCCAACTGGGTCGCACGCGAAGGCGCCCGGGGCATGGAATATAATGCCTGGGGTGCCTTCGCCAACGGCCCCGATCATGAACCGACGCTCGTCTACACGCGGATGCTGTCGGGTCCGATGGACTATACCCCCGGCGTGCTCAGCCTGAAGGGCGCGCAGGACGTGCCGCTCGCCTCGACGCTCGCCAAACAGCTTGGCCTCTACCTCGCGCTTTATTCGCCGATCCAGATGGCGGCGGACTTCATCGAAAATCTCGAAGCGCATCCGCGCGAGCTCGAATTCATCAAGGCAGTCCCGGCTGACTGGGCTGAAAGCAAGCTGGTCGCGGGTGAGGTTGGCGACTATGCGATCTTCGCGCGCAAGGACCGCGCCAGCGCCGACTGGTATGTCGGCGGGGTCAATGATGCGACCGAACGCACGCTGACGCTGACATTCGATTTCCTCGACCCGGGCAAGACCTATACCGCGACGATCTGGAAGGATGGCGAGGGCGCCACTTATCTGACCGAAGCGCGGCACCGCATCGCCTACGAAACGATCAGGGTGAAGAAGGGCGATAGCTATAAATTGTGGCTGGCGCCGGGCGGCGGCGCGGCGATGCGCGTCGCACCGGGGAAATAG